In the Triticum aestivum cultivar Chinese Spring chromosome 2B, IWGSC CS RefSeq v2.1, whole genome shotgun sequence genome, AATGGAAAAGTATGCTTACTGGAGGGGCCGGATTAAGTTTGGAGAATGGTAGCAGCCCCGTCTTATTGCAGTTCTCCTGAGACTCCCAAAGTAGACCCTTTATAACTTTATTGATTTCATCAGCTGTTAAGTCATTAGAGCTATACCGTTGAGGATCGTTCTAGTCGCCCGAATATTCACACGTTAAGCTGGGTCAGCGGCTCAAGGGAAGGATTCTCCATGTAACCCAGCACTGGGTTAAATCAACCCCTATTAAGCCATTGGCTAGCAAGGCCCTGAGTTTTGGATAGACATCGGCAGCTGAAGCATGCTCCTCTGGAATGATCTGGCTTGGGACATCCAAATCCATGGGGAGGCGGTCAACTCTGTAACCCGACAAGGGGTTCTCGTTAGGTGGGGCAGTATTCTTGTAGTAAAACCAAGTCTTGTTTCATCCCTTTGGATGACTTGGTAGGGTAGCTGAAGGAAAACAGTCGTCTCTACGTCTCTGGATTGAGACCCCGCCGAGTTCCAGGCTCGGGCCGTCTGCAAACTCTGTTGGACGATTCATATAAAAATATTCCTTGAAGAGGGGAAGAGTGGGATCCATTTGCATATATACTTCGCATAGGATTTGAAAGTgacagatgttggatatggagttTGGGCCTAAGTCTTGAGGATGAAGGTTAAAATAATTTAAGACATCTCAAAAGAATTTTGACTCGGGCGGAGAGAAGCCTCTAGAAGATGGTCTACAAAAACTACGACTTCTCCTTTGTCGGGTCGAGGAACATTGTCTCCTTGGCCGCATCGCCAACCAATCTCTTCCTGTGCCAGAAGAAGACCTTGATCTTTATAGTCTTGAAGAATGAGCTTGGAAACTTGGGAAGGCACCCAATTGCAAATAGTGGTCTTTGACATACCGATTCGCCTAAGAAAGGGTTGAGAACTGCATACATATAAATGGTGGGTTACTTGTGAAGTGGTAACTCGCCATATCAATCATGTGATGATATAGTACTGCTACTCATGATTAAAGACAAGACAACATAATCATCAATGTTAGATGAGCTGCCCAACATGGTGAAGCCGAGTTAACAACAAAGGCGTGTTCTAATATCTGGCGGGTTATGATTACAATGATGAGCCGCTAGACAGCATGAAGGCATCCCATACTAAATGGAAGATTTTCTAAAACTCTGCTAAGTATGATACAAACAAGTCTCTAACGAGGCAGCTACAATTATGGATCTACTGAACAATTTAAAAGGAAAGGATATTGCTAGACCTAAGATGAAGCTTCGGAACAGTGGATGCCTAGCCAAAGGATTCGTAAGGGGGTCCAAATATGTTCAGATGCAAAAATGGTGTCACTGCTCCCGCCGCTATATCTCTGTGAGAAGATCTATCAAGCTACATCTATGCTCTAGAATCCGAAATTAGCGTCGTGTTGGAAGGTATCTTAATCATTTTGCATAGGACAGGGCTTCCTATTATTATTCAATCTGACTGTTTTGTCTTGGTTGCTGCATTAACTGACGAGTCATTGGATAAGTCTGCTCATGGACATCTGATTCTAGAAATTAAGAGGCTCCTTGAACCACGTAGGTTTATTCCGCAGAAATTAGATCGTCATCAAAATAGTGTTGCTCATTGTTTAGCTAATATTGGTCGTTCTGGAGGTAGCACGCATGTTGGTTGCACCGTGTTCGAAAAAGTGTCTTTAGTTTTATATTAGCAGATTGTAACACTATTTTAGAGGAATAAACCAATTTTTGtccctgcaaaaaaaaaagaaattaaaatatAGATAAAGAAAATATAGCGCAAAATGAATGTACGTAAATTCTTTGGGATAAATCAACGAATTTTTTGTTTGAATTTAAATAATTTTGAATTAAAAAATCTAGATCAATGGAAATATAGCATAGTATGAATGTAcgtaatttttcaaaaaaatcaacTAAATTTTTTGTTTGAATTCAAATGATGGTAAATATAAATATCTAGATAAAAGAAAATATAGTGCATAATGAGTGTATGTAAATTCTTTGGGACAAATCAATgaaatttttatttgaatttagataATTTTAAAATCTAGATAACATGAGATATAGTGTAGTATGGATGCATGTAATATTTTGGACAAGTCAACTATTTTGTTTGTTTGAATTCGAATATTTTTTTAATTTAAAAATATAGATAAAACAAAATATATAATGCAGAATGAATATATGTAATTTTTATTGGACAAATCAATGAAATAAGAACGGACGAAATAAATTTCTTTTTTATCCCTATTTTACATCATGTGTCCTCGTGGTTAGGATGGTTAGCTCACTCACACGCGACGAGCCATCATGAGTTTAAAGGTTCAAACCGCAGGGTTCCATATTATTTTGTTAGATTTTTCCTTTAAATTTTTCTGGTCAGTCTTGAAATGATATATAAAGCTAAATTGTGCAAGTAGAACGTGAAAATGACATTGGTTTGGTGGATGTAAGCGTGAGGCTACTAGCAGTGATCGTGTGCTCAAAACCACCCGCCCCTCCTTTCTTCATTTATTTGAGGGACTCACCGTGCGGcaagaaaatataaataaaacGTTGTATTCTGAAGAAGAAAATCAAGTGCAGCCGCTACCAGCCACTGAAAGTGGCCCTGGCACGCCATGTAAGCGCGAGATACGGGTGGATACGGGAGGAAGCATCGTATTTGAACGATTCGCTGCCCGGAAACATGAAGTTGATCACAACTCTTTCAACATGCAAAGTGTCAGCCTCATCGTCCCCACTAAACCATGCATTAAAGTCGCTCTCCCATTAAGATATGCAAAATCTATCCTCTCACTAAGTCATGCAAAATTTGTCATGTAAGCAAACTCATAAATTACAATTATTTTTGCATTAGTCTATGCTATGCATGTAACGGTGCCAGATCATACATGCATATTAGTCATCCTTCACATTTTTTTTCGAAATGATATTTTTAACAGTAACTCAAAAGTTTATATTCTATTTTTAGAGACTTTCTTTTATTAATTTTTAAGTTTTCTTTTCATTCGATTTAGTTATATTTTAGCAACTATCTATGCATTTCTTTTAACAAAGTTACTGCAGTGCACCAAACTAACCGCGGTGTAGTTACCTCCCCAAGAAATCGCCTTTCATGGTCCGTGGCGTTCAGTTTTGGGGAGCGCTAGGCATCAGACTACTGATGTTTTGCCTCTCATCACACTAGTAATTGGCCGTTCGATCAAAAGTAGGCTGGCCGTCCGATCTGTTAGTAACCTCTCGCGTGATTTGCTGGATCCAGTCGTTAATTGACTGCTCCATGCATGGCTATTACGTACTACGTGTGCATGTGGCCCGGATGGCAAATCCTTTTTTCAGGGATGCGGCTGGTGGTAGTTAATGTAAATTAATCATATATTTGTTGCTTCCAAGATTTGCTTCCAAGAATCATTTGTTTCTGCTACTTGTTGCTTCCGAGATTTGCTTCCAAGAATCATTTTTTGATGTCACAGTATTATGGATTTTAATTGATTTCTTTCTTTTACTTGTTGCTTCCCAGAGTTGCTTCCATGAATAATTTGTTTGTCACTccaatatgacttttcaaaccagaTAAATATTTATGTTTGATGCTGCTGGGGTATAATTTTAAGTCATATGTTTCTCCTAATTGTTGCTTCCAAGAATAATTTGTTTGATGTCACAGTAATGTGACTTCTCTTTTTAAACTAGTGGAAACATACACTTAAATAGTTATgataaatatttatttattttcagacgCGTTTTTACTTCGATAGTGACATAGCTTTTCTGCCATGAAAACATTCCTTTTGACCGATGAAAGCATACTTTGTGATCAGCAGAAACGGGTTATTCAACGGAAGCATCTGATTTATGCTATATCTTTTAAAAGCTTCGGAAACAATTTATTGGTATAAAGGAAATTTATTTTTTGTGAATGGAAACATGTGCTTGACAAGAAAGCACGTTGAAGCATAGCAACAAAGTTTAAGCTTCAAAACAAACTAATTGGATATGATCAAAAAATTACAACTCATTTTACAACAAAATAAAAGAGAATTAAAATAGCCATGTTTACGAGTTGATTATGGACAAGATCCACGTGCACCACAAGCTCTCCGTTTTTCTGTACAAACATGCAACTTTTAGCGGGTAGGTCTCAGTTTGTAGCCCACTCAACGTCATTGCAATGCAACAAAGAGCGCATCTAGATTTGGGTGTGGCAATGCCTCTACAACAGAAGCATTCGATGAGAAAGATGGAAGCACACACTGATAGTGGTTGAAGCCCATACTAGTAGTGGTTGAAGCCCATACTAGTAGTGGTTGAAGCATAAACTAGTAGAAGCAACACTAGGTGGTTGAAGCCCATATTAGTAGTTGTTGAAGCATAAAATCAAATTATATGTACAGTAAAATTTTAATAATGCTTCCTTTACTTTCATTGCATGCTTCAAGGGTAAAGCAATACATATGCACATCAATTTTGTTTTAATTCACGATTAGCATTGTGGGCATAGCTGCTGATGAGAGAGGGGGATGCCATTGTTGGAGGGTGAACCCGATGAAGGTGTTGAGGAAGCAGATGATGTTGTTGGGGGCATTGCAGAAGAGGACTGTCAATTGAGGAAGATGACTAAGACGCCTCCTCATTGTGTTCTTCCCCGTTGTTGGGCGACATCCTCGCCGTTGTCTCTGCTACCCCTAACAGCCACCTTGTTGTCGTTGTCCTCAACTACACGTCGGTTGGCCGTCGATGGCCACAGAGAAGCCCACAACGAAGCGAACGTCGCCACCTCTATTGTTGCTCATGACATTGTGCAAGAGACATTGGTTCATGCTTCCTACATACAAAGATCATGCATCAAGCACCGCTTACATTGATATTGGAATTTGCACCAGAAGAAAATAGGAAGCACATTGCAGTGACTGCTAAAATTTCATAGTATTACTATGGAAGCATTATAGGAATACGCACTAGCAAAGTACTAAAGAAGCATCATAGGAAAGAAATTAGGAAGCGATTGCCATAGGAGGTGAAGCATTATCTCAAGCGATGGAAGCACTTTTTACATGTAATAGAAATACTATGTCATGTTCATGAACTGTTTTCCCTTGCCCAGGAAACAGTCACGAATGATGGCGGTGACCGTAGTAGCCGGAAACGGGGAACGGTGGGCCGCCCCTCGATCCGGATTCATCGACCCGGAATCAGATTCGGGAACGAGGATCGATTCGGTAAGATTCGATGCGGATTCGGCGTTTCCGCAGCCGGATCGTCGATTCAGGTTCGGCGACTCGACAGTCTTGGTTCTTGAATCGACCGAGTAAGCAAAAGGTCAGCCATATCAATCAAGAACTCATCGCTTTAATTTCTGCCCCGTTCTTTTCCACTCCCCTAAATAGCTCCTTGTTCTGCTCTCCAATTACTCCAAGGCTGCTAATAAATTTTCCATTGGGAAGGAGATGATATATTTTAGTCTTCATGAATCGACGATGCAGCCAGTTCCCTGTATAAGTACTCCCTCGGTCCCTCCTAGCCAGTTGCTCCCCGCACCCGTAAAGATTCACGTTCCTCATTCCATGGTACCGTACCGGATTCATCGTACCGGAATTGATTGGATCACGTTTCCGTTTTAGAAAAATCGTTCTAGAGATGTATACCCCCACTGTACCCTTTTTTTCCAGCCCCTGACTCTCGTCCCCGTTCCCGTTCCTCGTTCCCACCGTACCGGAAACATGGCAACTATGGCGGTGACGGCCACCGCGTCGAGGAAGACGCAGCATGTGTTGTAGCCATGGTAGCATTGACGGACGAGGACAGAAGGGCTCGTCGTTGATCTCCCGCCGCTGCCGGTAAGCCTCCCGGCAAGAGTGCTTACCCCGTTGGTGAAGGACGCATCTATGAATTGGAAGGTGGAGAAAGGAGTGGAGGAACGGATCTAGGAAGTGGGGAGTTGAGGGGGTACGGGCCTGAGCAGGTGGTGGGCGGCGTAATCGAAGAGGAGGAGCAGTTCTGTTGACGGTGAGGCGAGCTGCGGGTGAGGCAAGCGAGGTGGAGGAAGAGCTCGGGGAGGTGCGTGCGATGAGGGGCGATGGAATCGGGCGGGATTACGGAGAGTGGTACATGGCGCAGGGATTGCGGGCGGTTAGTCAGAAGAGATTTTTGTTCCTTTTTTCCACATATATGAAACAAAATCTGGAGCGTCAGATTTGGATCGAATCAACGGCGTTTGAGTGGTCTGAGGCTGGCGTCTCTTCAGACTATAGACAACAAGCGTTTCCCTTCAGTTTTCTCGGTAGGGAGCGCCTGTCGGCAGTGCAGCCGCTTGGTTTGGTCCCCACGCGTGGTGCTGTTTTGCTAGCTAGATCGGCAGACAGCAGAGACGCAGAGCAGGCGCGAGCAATCACGGCGATGAATGATTAGGCCCGGCAATTCACACCCGCGGCCGCCTGCCTTCCCATTCCCAAATCTTGACGGATGGTCTTGGCCGTCGTTATTAGTAGAATTTTTGAAGAACCACACAGACTGACGATACGGGACTGTGTAGTCCCGGCTAGAGTTAAACAGGGCACAGGTGGCAGAGAAGACGGAAAGAATGGCATCAAGCCTGTCCTCGGGATCGACGGCAAAAGCACAGGCTTAGCATATGCGTGCGTGCAGAGCCATGACTCCATGAGCAGGAGCAGAGTGCAAGTGCAACTGCCCGATAGGGCCGCTCTATGCTAGTTCTGCCATCACAAGCAAGGTACTACGCGCTGACCGCTGATCTTGTGCGTTTTGTTCGTCGGTAGCTTAGTTAAGCAGGGCCGTCCAATCCACAGACCCATGGTCCCAATGGACAAGCGCTCGTGTTTTGCTTTTGCCGTTCCCAAACAAGTAAACTGGATAGAACCCATGTTGTTCCCAAGTCCAAAACTACGAACCTCCCTCCCCTCCCTCGCGTCGCCCTGCTTGGGCGACTCGAGGGCGAAACCCAGTCCCGCcgcctcccctcccccctcctcgatctcccctcgccgccaccggagGCTGCCGCTGGGCAAGCCCGGTGTGCTGCTGATGACGGTGGCGACGGGGCCCTCGCTGCCTCGCCTCGCCCGCGGGGGGCTGCGggatctggggcggcggccccggccGGTGTGGCACCTCCAGCTCGGCTTCTGGTGGCGCGGGCGTGGGCCGGCGGTCTTGGCCGTGAGGACGGCGAGACCTCCGGAGGATGCAGATCGGGGCGCGGCGACGGCTTCGACTACAGTGGCGTCAGATCTGGCCGTCTCCTCCCCAACTCTCCACCAGCGGGCTCCTCCCCCCTCAGATCCGGCCTGCTACAGCCGGTTTTGGTGAGTGGGAGCGGATGTTGGGGTCCAGgaccaggggaaaccctagccagCTTTGTCGGCGCGACGGCGGCGACGCCCGCGGGCGCCGctcacctccttggaggcgtcgtccAGGTCTTGTCCTCCCCATCCCATGCCCACTTGCTTCCCGGGTGAAAACCACAACTGTGTTGGACGGCGGCGACGCCCTTGGCGCCGTAATCTTCTTGAAGACGCCGTTTTTGGGAACAAGTGGGGCGATGGGCTTCGGTGTGGTGTGGTtggtgtgcggcggcggcgacaaCAAGTCTCCAGCGGCGTGTCCTCCTGGAGCGGGGTCCTGTGTCTATGGTGCTCCTCGTGCGGCTGGTGTGCAAGCGATTTCCAGGCAGGGAGAGGATAGGGTTCCCCTCCGCCGGTGGTTTTCCTCACCAGCTCGCCGAGGAAGCCGGAGCTTCTGAGTTTTGTTCTTGGCCCATGCTGCTATTTCACCCTGGCAGCTTACCCTCTTTCTCGCCCGGCCTCTAGTTTTGGGTCTGGTTGGCTCTAGGTGAGTCGCCGTCGACATGTCAGGAACGCCTGGTTCCGCTCCAGTGGCTTCCCTGGGTACCATCCAGGCAGGTtctagggtgaactactccatcgcTCAACGGTGCGGCGCCTTTTGAGCCAGGCGAGGAGACAGGGGTCTTCTTTGACGATGGACTTGTCTCGGTGTGTTTCCCACAAGTCCCTAGTGTTCTGGCAATGGCTTGCCTCTCATCGTCGTCGTCTCCTTGCACTGAGCCTGCAGATGCCTTCCCTTTGGTTGTGTGCGTGCAAGAGGGCCCTAGCATCCCCTAGCTGTTAGCTACATGTTATCTAGTTGGTTTGTGTGCTATGTGAGCTGCCTCCCAGCGCCTTTGTATTTTTGCCGTTTTTCTTTTCTCTGTGTGGTTCGTGGTTGTAATCTTTGttatcctggccggttgatggctttgttaattcaaagtcgggctcattcttgagccttcgttctaaaaaaaaagtCCAAAACTACAGAATATGCCATCCAAAACTCATGATCCCTAGGGCTGGCTAGAAAAGTAAACAGCATGCTACAGTCAATATGCGGGCGCTGCGATGGATGTATGCGGCGCTGGTAATACCAGGGAGGATGGCTAGCTCCGGAACATCATCCGGGAAACAAGACAAGCTTAGTTCTGGAACAGGAACTTCAGGTCAGCCTCTGTAAGCTTCGACATGGCCTCTGGCGAGTCACCCACGGTGCTGCAAAAAGGACGGGAGGAATGTATCAGCCACCATCCTCCCATCCACCCGACCCAAGGATGGCTGAGGAAGAAACGAGATTTACCCATCGAACACAAGCTGCTTCTTCTCTTGCAGTTGTAGGATGCGCTCTTCAACTGTGTCTTTGATCACAAACCTCGTGCTTCTGTGTCAGTCAAATCATATATGCCAAGTCAGATAAAGGAGGCGGTAAAATTCAGTGTCCATTTTAACTAGCATAGCAAATTACCTAATAGGCTTGAATTGTCCGATTCGGTGGATTCGATCCTGCGCTTGGCTCTCCACTGCTGGATTCCACCAAGGATCCATCAAGAAAACCTATCATCCACCAGGGAATATACATATATAAGCAGGCAGCATCAACTGGATCATTCTGCTTATTTTGAACGCTGAGCAACTACATGGGTTATTGCTGTCTAACTAGACATAAATAAAGGAGGATATGCACTGGCTTACATGAGATGCTACAGTGAGATTAAGAGCTACTCCTCCCGCTTTCAGGCTCATCAGGAAAATCCTGCAATCTGGGTCATTTATGAAGGTATCTATAGCTCTCCCCTTCTCCACCATGTTCATTTTCCCATTAAGTTGCACACACTTGATGCCAGACTGTTAAACCAttaaattattccatttgtcaataAACAATGCAATGCTAAATATCAGTATTGAGTTCAGTGAGTTTATCAATACTTTACCCTCTGCAGGGAGAATTCAATCAAATCCAAGAACGATGTGAACTGGCTGAAAACAATCCCTTTTGCAGAaccatcatgctcaatcatgttTCTTATTTCTTCTCTCTGCATTAAAAAATGTCAATATTGTTTCTTCTCTTTGCTCAATCATGGTCCATTCTTGAAGTAATAGTAAGATAGATCTTATTGTGCCCAGTGCTGGCCTAAAAGAACCATAATTACACTAGACTTAACAGAACCATTTAATCGCTCTCCGGAAACCTCTCTATACCAAAAGACTTATAATTTGATCAAGGTTAGTTTCATGCCAGGGGTGTCCCCAGTGATGTCATGGAATATATTAAGCCAATGAGAGAACAGATTAGGTAATTGCAGGATACTTGTTTACTATTGACTCACATACCTTCAAATGGTGTGTCTTATCTTCATAGAGATGAATTAGTTTAGCCCATATAAAATATCCACCTAATAATCAAATATttggataataataataaacagCTGGTTACCACCAGCTCTTGCCAAGATACTTAAGGCACAAACAGTTTCTAGAACTTCCAATGTTATCACTATGCATAAGAGTTTGTTGACAGAAAATTCACTCCCCTGCAGATTGGCTGCAAACAACAAAAATATGCTGACAAGTTGGCCAACTTACCAATGCATCAATTTTCGTACTTGTCTTGAAATCTGCTAGGCTTTGTAGTCTGGCTAGTATTCCTGAGCGTTTGCCACCCTTCAAATTTGCAGGGACCTTTCGTCTCGAGTTTTCTGTTGTTAAGTCAACAGTAAGAGGCTTTGAACAAGATGGGCATGAAACATTCCCCAAAGTTGCAGAGTACTCCATCAAACAAGTCTTGCAGAATACATGATCGCAAGATGTAACCTTGAAAGGAAAGTTCATATGTGAAAGTCAGCTTATAACCAGTGGAAAACAATGCATGAGCTTAAGTAACTTTGCAGGGGCAACCTACTAACCACCACATCTTCTGCCAATTCATGACATATTCCACACTGGCTTTCCATGGCACCATTTTGTTGATTTTTGCATCCTTCCTGAGATTCTGCTGTCTTGGAAAATGCAACAAGGTATGGATGATCGACAGCCTACAATTTGGATGGAACAGTCAACATGTTACTTCAACAAAGAGAAATAATTAGGAGTGCAATTCTATAGAGGGGGAAATGGCATAATAGCATAGACTATAGGCGATTAAACTAGCTTGTTGCACCCATAAGGAATTCTAAGGATATCCAAGGAATTATGTGCACACCTGTCTCAACCTTGTGAGGAGGTCAAAGATATGGGCATAGTTGTTCAGCAACGTTCCAGCAACAACATACCTGGAGAAAACAGCGTTAACTATctgaaaaaactaaaaaaactcaAAATAGGAAATATAAAGGAGCGTTTGCATACATAAGCTACTTTACAATGGCATCCAGTGATTACAAAAAGAAAACCTGCTACATCGAGTATTGGATGTAACCATGAAATTACGAGCAGAATCTCTTTGCAATGCACCTTGCATCTGTTGTAAGTACAACTCCAGTCCAGAGAAATTGGTGTTTAATTAAATCCAGAGACAAAACAAATGGATGAGCTCTAACCTAACAATGGCACTTTGTTACGATGTATTGCAAATCAGAGCTGTTTGAAGCTAGTAAAGAAGATTCTTGTTCAGATGAAACTGGATTTTCAACTTTTGCAGAAGCAGCATAATAATCACACAATGTCTACTGAATAATCCATATGGTATCACTACATAAGTAGGAAGGAAAGGAAGACTCACGAATCAAACTGCGTGCAGCTTTGAGTATATAAGGCTTCATAAAATTCCATTTCATTTCTATCAAAAGAGTCCCGCCTCAATGTCACCTAACATGTTAAAAGTTTAACTTCTTGCAACTGGTACAACTATAGACGAGGAGGCATTACATTCATTGTGTATATAACGTGTTGTGCTGACTTACAGTCTTCGGTGGAAGAGCAAGATCTGCAGCTCGGCCTATTTTTGTCCGCCTTAACACTATGCCCTTCAAGACCTTCTCCTTGAGAAGAGTCATGGCTCTTCTGCCCTCAAAACTCGCGGATCCATACAGTATTGGTGTCGCTATGTACTGTTAAAAAATGACTTTGTGTTAGCAAAGATAATGTCACAAATAAAAAATATGTCAAAATCAGGGACATATAGAACCCTGTAACTGACCTTATTCCACCAGCAAAAGTGCCTGACGGATGAGTGACCACAGTCGCATTTTTTCTTCATACTGCAGGAGATTAGGGGTCAATAACTAAAACGAAGAAATAACGATGGGAACAGCAGCAACTCATAACCTGGTGTGATACAACTACAACATTGCAACAGTAACCTTGTTTAGAATCATACTAAAGTAAATTTTAGAAACTACACCTCTTTATAGCAGGTAACATTTTACAGAATTACATTTTGAATCTTGCAACAGTTATAAGCCCATCCGTAGGTCACACAATTGGTACAAAATAAATCAAATGGTATTGTGATGTATGTATGGTTGACTGGTGGGCCTTATAGGACGGAGCCAAATGACTAGAGCCCATCAGCGTAACTGGACTGCTGTGTGGTTGACCGATGGCCCTATAGATCATAACTGTTTCAAACAATAATATCCTTCCAAAACTGGACTGCGGTTACATGATAGAGTTGACAAATGAATATATTTTTTTTAACTAAATTTACACTTATTAATAAGAAATTAGTTGTTCCATCATCAGATATTACTAGTAGAGGCAGATCTTACTTGGTATCTAGTATCTGACAGTCACAGTCCTTGCAGAAGTACTTCGAGTATGGAAAGATTTGCAAGAAGCGAATCTGAGAAAACAACAGTAAGAATAGAGGAGGTAAAATAAAATTGGTCAGGATCTTCAAATGTTAGTTGCAAACCAGTGAGTAAAGTTCTCCAACACGATTTTGCAATGGTGTCCCACTCAGAGCCCACTTGTATTCCGATTCCAATGCAAAAACTGCCCTTGCAGTATTGCATCGTCTATCTTTTATGAAGTGAGCCTGCAGAAAAGAACATGGAGGGAATGAATCAACTTTAAAAAGAAACAGGTCAATCATTGTTGAATTGAACTTCAGGAAAATATTATAAGATTGAAGATACTCATCAAAAAAGACAAAGAAATCACTGTGTAGTGAGAACACAGCTGTGTGTCTCAAGTACATAAATTGGTCTCAATGCTTGAAATTTCAGAAAACGGTGTAATGATGAACAGAAAACACTAAGCCGATAGCAACAAACCTAGAAACTGTCCACTTGATAAAACCTAATATGTATCTCTATTATCTACTGAAACATGCGTACAGAAAGTAATATGTTTTGAAATGGGACAAGTACTTGTGGACAAGCTTCCTTTTAGACATGAAACGAGGCTGCTGGCCAACATCATCATGTTGAAAAACACCAACAGAAAAGGAGCATTCAGTAACA is a window encoding:
- the LOC123044702 gene encoding DNA repair protein RAD16 produces the protein MPRRNGNASGSGSSRRRRRDDDDDESVPSDNTSDSDFVADMEDEVADDDEEFASDEDAPAPAVVIEVVAPRPVLSPRPPKSKWRRKKKKGKRDEDGPPLPWEEWEEANTKWLDERAGAVEETDAPTAGVVPTAEPAPEVLLQLLRFQKEWLAWALAQEASVSRGGILADEMGMGKTIQGIALVLTARRLRPPGSPPPSPPSPSLGLPMRRVGCTLVICPVVAVIQWAQEIERHTAKGSARVLLYHGARRGSQKYDFDTFDFVVTTYSTIEADYRKHIMPPKIRCEYCNKQFYPEKLKIHLRYYCGPDALRTEKQAKQKSKKWSDTKVKGKGKGKGKRKNGIEEEEEEDFEELGSKSRGKSPLHSVRWERIILDEAHFIKDRRCNTARAVFALESEYKWALSGTPLQNRVGELYSLIRFLQIFPYSKYFCKDCDCQILDTNMKKKCDCGHSSVRHFCWWNKYIATPILYGSASFEGRRAMTLLKEKVLKGIVLRRTKIGRAADLALPPKTVTLRRDSFDRNEMEFYEALYTQSCTQFDSYVVAGTLLNNYAHIFDLLTRLRQAVDHPYLVAFSKTAESQEGCKNQQNGAMESQCGICHELAEDVVVTSCDHVFCKTCLMEYSATLGNVSCPSCSKPLTVDLTTENSRRKVPANLKGGKRSGILARLQSLADFKTSTKIDALREEIRNMIEHDGSAKGIVFSQFTSFLDLIEFSLQRSGIKCVQLNGKMNMVEKGRAIDTFINDPDCRIFLMSLKAGGVALNLTVASHVFLMDPWWNPAVESQAQDRIHRIGQFKPIRSTRFVIKDTVEERILQLQEKKQLVFDGTVGDSPEAMSKLTEADLKFLFQN